In a genomic window of Porphyromonadaceae bacterium W3.11:
- a CDS encoding helix-turn-helix transcriptional regulator, with the protein MDVKDRIKKIIEMEDISQAEFSRITGINTSTLSHVLTGRNNPSMEVVNKILSAYTRYSSHWLINGEGHPLRDSQESMDNNSLSPLNDYPNNKAFTSHKSLFEEHQETPFAGEEEKYINASQIQQDSSADVDASHHNPNAIQRIGLSESPSKSYSEQKMVPPKASVKRIIVYYDDNTFESFIPEKESK; encoded by the coding sequence ATGGATGTAAAGGATAGAATCAAAAAAATAATAGAAATGGAGGATATTTCTCAGGCAGAGTTTTCAAGAATCACTGGGATAAATACTTCTACTTTAAGCCATGTATTGACGGGGCGTAATAATCCAAGCATGGAGGTTGTCAATAAGATTTTAAGTGCCTATACAAGATATAGTAGTCATTGGTTAATTAATGGTGAAGGACATCCTCTCAGAGATTCACAAGAATCTATGGATAACAATTCTCTCAGTCCACTTAATGATTATCCTAATAACAAGGCGTTTACATCTCACAAGAGTTTATTCGAGGAACATCAAGAGACGCCCTTTGCAGGTGAAGAAGAAAAGTATATAAATGCCAGTCAAATACAGCAAGATTCATCTGCTGATGTAGATGCTTCTCATCATAATCCTAATGCTATTCAGCGGATTGGTCTTTCTGAATCTCCAAGCAAAAGCTATTCAGAACAAAAAATGGTACCACCCAAGGCTAGTGTCAAAAGAATTATCGTTTATTATGATGATAATACATTTGAAAGCTTTATTCCTGAGAAAGAGAGTAAATAG
- a CDS encoding peptidase U32 family protein gives MAENKLTRKDFEIMAPVGSWESLHAAIQGGADSIYFGIEGLNMRARSAKTFDTEDMRQIVRICNEHSIKTYLTVNTIIYDNDMSLLHNIIDSAKDAGVSAIIASDIAAMNYAFTQGVEVHLSTQLNITNVEALKFYSRFADVVVLARELNLDQVEVIHNAIEKEHITGPLGELVRIEMFAHGALCMAVSGKCYLSLHEMNSSANRGACNQICRRSYLVQDTSSNSSLEVENQYIMSPKDLKTIHFMNKMMDAGVRVFKIEGRARGPEYVRTVCECYNEAILAHLENTYTEEKIRDWDERLAKVFNRGFWDGYYLGQRLGEWTHKYGSSATRVKTAVGKVIKYFSNIEVAEFELTNDVVKNGDELLVTGPTSGAVFFIANDMRLDDGPVDEVHDKGVRFSIKVPEKVRPGDTLYIMKMVENKNKSKYL, from the coding sequence ATGGCTGAAAATAAGCTGACAAGAAAAGATTTTGAGATTATGGCTCCTGTAGGGAGTTGGGAATCTCTGCATGCCGCGATACAAGGTGGAGCCGACTCTATTTACTTTGGAATAGAGGGCTTGAACATGAGAGCACGCTCTGCAAAGACCTTTGATACCGAGGATATGCGTCAGATCGTGAGGATCTGTAATGAACATAGTATCAAGACCTATCTTACGGTTAATACTATTATATATGATAATGATATGTCTCTATTGCATAACATTATAGACTCGGCAAAGGATGCAGGTGTATCTGCGATAATTGCATCTGATATAGCAGCCATGAATTACGCATTTACTCAAGGCGTTGAGGTGCATCTAAGCACTCAGCTTAATATCACGAACGTAGAGGCATTGAAGTTTTACTCACGCTTTGCAGACGTCGTGGTATTAGCTAGGGAGCTAAATCTTGATCAGGTAGAAGTGATTCACAATGCTATTGAGAAAGAGCATATAACCGGTCCACTAGGAGAACTAGTGCGTATTGAGATGTTTGCACACGGAGCCTTATGTATGGCGGTTAGTGGTAAATGCTACCTTAGCCTTCACGAAATGAACTCTAGTGCTAATAGGGGTGCGTGCAATCAAATTTGCCGACGTAGTTATTTGGTACAGGATACTAGTAGTAACTCGTCCCTAGAGGTTGAAAATCAATATATCATGTCGCCAAAAGACCTCAAAACGATTCACTTCATGAATAAAATGATGGATGCTGGGGTGCGTGTATTTAAAATAGAAGGCCGTGCTAGAGGCCCTGAATATGTACGTACCGTCTGCGAGTGCTATAATGAAGCCATTCTTGCACATTTAGAGAATACATATACTGAAGAAAAGATTAGGGATTGGGATGAGCGATTAGCGAAAGTCTTTAATAGAGGATTCTGGGACGGTTATTACTTGGGACAAAGACTTGGGGAATGGACTCATAAGTATGGTTCTTCGGCAACAAGGGTAAAGACTGCTGTCGGAAAGGTCATCAAGTATTTCTCAAACATTGAGGTGGCGGAATTTGAGTTAACGAATGACGTTGTAAAAAATGGAGATGAACTTTTAGTCACAGGACCCACCTCTGGAGCAGTCTTTTTCATAGCCAATGATATGAGGCTAGATGACGGCCCAGTTGATGAGGTACACGACAAAGGGGTACGATTTAGTATCAAAGTACCAGAGAAAGTACGACCTGGTGATACATTGTACATAATGAAGATGGTTGAAAATAAAAATAAGAGTAAATATTTATAA
- a CDS encoding DUF4296 domain-containing protein, with product MSKGWGNRLGLVCLILLFFTQCQKPMNVLSRDQMLAITKDMILTEAYLRNQYQPDSIAMLYYESVLDKHGVSKEKYDSSLVWYGEHSHRLDRIYEEIEKDLIANKLELDTLYSDSIAMERIRFTPKETLWKGPGRLFLSEKQNLYYFDQSLDLDGAFSPSDTIEWYASVRPNELIDSLDLRVYLLILDEKAHYYSRHQSVLAPDSIHSLRHLISLPDSLPANGSATLYFILQKSAKSIFIDRFDMKKREFVGKLQTAEPDTLAINEPEDRLEVVDSLQQDESVVE from the coding sequence ATGAGTAAAGGGTGGGGGAATCGTCTAGGTTTGGTCTGTCTGATATTGTTGTTCTTTACACAATGTCAGAAGCCGATGAATGTCCTTAGTAGGGATCAAATGTTGGCTATTACTAAGGATATGATACTCACAGAGGCCTATCTTCGTAATCAATATCAGCCTGATTCGATTGCCATGTTATACTATGAAAGTGTATTAGATAAGCATGGTGTATCTAAGGAAAAGTATGACTCTTCTCTTGTATGGTATGGAGAGCACTCTCACCGCCTGGATAGGATATATGAAGAGATTGAAAAGGATTTGATTGCGAATAAATTGGAGCTTGATACCCTATATAGTGATTCCATAGCCATGGAACGTATAAGGTTTACTCCTAAGGAAACTCTTTGGAAGGGACCTGGTCGATTATTCCTATCAGAGAAGCAAAACCTTTATTACTTTGATCAATCCCTTGATCTCGATGGGGCATTTTCTCCTAGTGATACAATTGAGTGGTATGCATCGGTTAGACCTAACGAACTTATAGATTCGTTAGATTTGAGAGTATATCTACTGATATTAGATGAAAAGGCTCACTATTATTCTCGTCACCAATCAGTTCTTGCACCTGATAGTATTCATTCGCTTAGGCATCTCATATCACTCCCAGATTCTCTGCCTGCTAATGGAAGTGCAACATTGTATTTCATACTCCAAAAGTCAGCCAAATCTATCTTTATTGATCGATTTGATATGAAGAAGAGAGAGTTCGTAGGTAAACTCCAAACAGCAGAGCCCGATACTTTAGCTATAAATGAACCTGAGGATAGGTTAGAAGTAGTGGACTCATTGCAGCAAGACGAGTCTGTCGTTGAGTGA
- a CDS encoding dihydroorotate dehydrogenase electron transfer subunit: MNTVSEYNKLNYSGRAIKVIDFKVDKMQFYSPTLYLMVLSPLDEKVKIPNCRPGQFVQIQVPSGCGAFLRRPISIYNVDDNSLGLLILNVGKGTQALSKARIGDVFSIIIPLGNSFTSPVLWFPEEPKQNIKPLLIGGGVGIAPLLMLGKSLKENGIKPTFLFGAKTKTLFPDLSSFQKCGTLHISTEDESWGEKGFVTEHHIINEPNAYNCIYTCGPTPMMKAVAKIAREKNIHCEASLENHMACGVGVCLCCTEPTIDGYKSVCTDGPVFDVNKLMW, from the coding sequence ATGAATACTGTGAGTGAATATAATAAGCTGAATTATTCAGGTAGAGCTATTAAAGTCATTGACTTTAAAGTAGATAAAATGCAGTTTTACTCTCCAACGTTATACCTAATGGTACTTTCTCCCCTGGATGAGAAGGTGAAAATTCCTAATTGCAGACCTGGGCAATTTGTACAAATACAGGTGCCAAGTGGATGCGGCGCTTTTCTCCGCCGTCCTATATCCATATATAATGTAGATGATAATTCGTTAGGCTTACTCATATTAAATGTAGGAAAAGGTACTCAAGCATTGAGTAAAGCCCGTATAGGAGACGTTTTCAGTATCATTATTCCTTTAGGTAATAGCTTTACGTCTCCCGTGCTTTGGTTTCCAGAAGAGCCTAAGCAAAATATCAAACCTCTGCTTATTGGTGGAGGTGTGGGAATTGCTCCTTTATTAATGTTAGGTAAGAGTTTGAAAGAGAATGGGATAAAGCCAACATTTCTATTCGGGGCTAAAACGAAGACTTTATTTCCAGATCTAAGCTCTTTTCAAAAATGTGGAACGCTACATATTTCCACTGAAGATGAGTCATGGGGCGAAAAGGGGTTTGTTACAGAACATCATATTATTAATGAGCCCAATGCTTATAACTGTATATATACATGTGGACCGACCCCAATGATGAAGGCTGTGGCAAAAATAGCTAGAGAAAAAAATATTCACTGTGAGGCTTCTCTCGAGAATCATATGGCTTGTGGAGTCGGAGTTTGTCTCTGTTGTACAGAACCAACCATAGATGGGTATAAATCAGTGTGTACAGATGGACCGGTGTTCGATGTTAATAAATTGATGTGGTAA
- a CDS encoding acyl-CoA thioesterase, producing MKVRDYECDLQGVVNNSNYQRYMEHARHEFLESIGDNFSKMHDEGYDAMVSKVEISFKQPLRSGDRFWVGVNCRKEGVRFIFDEDVIKIKDQQLAASGSVHTVVLKDGVLTRGEYIDELLNKILG from the coding sequence ATGAAGGTTAGAGATTATGAATGTGACCTTCAAGGAGTTGTAAATAACTCTAACTATCAGCGATATATGGAGCATGCTCGTCATGAGTTTCTGGAATCAATAGGAGATAATTTTTCTAAAATGCATGATGAGGGATATGATGCCATGGTCTCTAAAGTTGAGATTTCATTTAAGCAACCACTTAGGAGTGGTGACAGGTTCTGGGTGGGCGTTAATTGTAGGAAAGAGGGTGTACGCTTCATTTTTGATGAGGATGTGATCAAGATAAAGGACCAGCAGCTAGCCGCCTCTGGAAGTGTCCATACTGTAGTGTTGAAGGATGGCGTCCTTACAAGGGGTGAATATATTGACGAATTACTTAATAAGATCTTAGGTTAA
- a CDS encoding dihydroorotate dehydrogenase — MKNFSVKINNLELKNPITTASGTFGDGLLMNRIYDVGELGAIFTKGTTLEPRQGNAPQRMAETASGMLNAVGLQNNGLDYYVNEIYPEIIQLGTEIIPNINGSKIEDYVAVAHKMNELERINAIELNISCPNVKEGGMAFGVSEKGIAEIVREIRAVYHKTLIVKLSPNVTNIARMASIAEDHGADALSLVNTFLGMAIDAERQRPILSTVTGGLSGPAIKPIALRMVWQVANAVKIPVIGIGGITNGIDAIEFMLAGATAVQVGTYNFVDPLCTLKMLEEMSDYMDRHSISDVNEIIGALKI, encoded by the coding sequence ATGAAGAACTTTTCTGTAAAAATTAATAATCTGGAGCTTAAGAATCCAATTACTACTGCATCTGGAACCTTTGGTGATGGGCTCCTAATGAATAGGATATATGATGTTGGTGAACTCGGTGCCATTTTTACTAAGGGTACTACTTTGGAGCCTCGTCAGGGTAATGCTCCTCAGAGAATGGCAGAGACAGCAAGTGGTATGCTTAATGCTGTGGGATTGCAGAATAATGGGTTGGATTATTATGTAAATGAAATATATCCTGAAATTATTCAGCTAGGGACCGAAATTATACCCAATATTAATGGCTCTAAAATAGAGGATTATGTGGCTGTTGCTCATAAGATGAACGAGCTGGAGCGGATTAACGCTATCGAGCTCAATATCTCGTGCCCCAATGTTAAAGAAGGAGGCATGGCCTTCGGGGTTTCGGAAAAGGGTATTGCAGAAATTGTTAGGGAGATTCGTGCTGTTTATCACAAGACTTTAATAGTAAAACTTTCACCTAACGTTACAAACATAGCTCGTATGGCCTCAATTGCAGAGGATCATGGGGCTGATGCGTTGTCCCTTGTTAATACATTTCTAGGAATGGCTATAGATGCTGAGCGTCAACGCCCTATACTTTCTACCGTGACTGGCGGTTTGTCGGGACCAGCGATTAAGCCTATTGCCCTCCGAATGGTGTGGCAAGTAGCGAACGCGGTAAAGATACCAGTGATAGGAATAGGGGGTATTACTAATGGTATAGATGCCATTGAGTTTATGCTAGCAGGGGCTACTGCAGTTCAGGTCGGGACTTACAATTTTGTTGATCCATTATGCACCTTAAAGATGTTGGAGGAGATGAGTGATTATATGGATCGACATTCTATTTCTGATGTTAATGAAATTATCGGTGCGTTGAAGATCTAA
- a CDS encoding nitronate monooxygenase, with the protein MNQNRITELLGIEYPIVQGGMVWCSGHNLVAAVSNEGGLGVLGSGSMYPDQLREEIRNTRKLTDKPFAVNLPLVYPDIAQHIDIIIEENVPIVITSAGNPKSWTKHLHDHGIKVMHVVSSSKFARKAELAGVDAIIVEGFEAGGHNGREETTTMCLIPAVVDSVNVPVIAAGGIASGRAMAAAFALGAEGIQIGTAFALSEESSAHEDFKNHCLTLEEGDTKLLLKKLVPTRLANGKFLEEVETAESRGASKEELQILLGKGRAKKGIFLGDLDEGELEIGQISSTVKEIKSVRDIMEGILKEFRSILREVEKISI; encoded by the coding sequence ATGAATCAAAATAGAATTACAGAATTACTTGGCATCGAATATCCTATTGTCCAAGGAGGTATGGTGTGGTGCAGCGGACATAATCTAGTAGCTGCCGTTAGTAATGAAGGTGGTCTAGGAGTATTGGGATCAGGATCTATGTATCCAGATCAACTCCGGGAAGAAATCAGAAACACTAGAAAACTAACAGACAAGCCGTTTGCCGTTAATTTACCTCTAGTATATCCAGATATTGCTCAGCACATTGATATAATTATCGAGGAAAACGTACCAATAGTTATAACTTCAGCTGGTAATCCTAAAAGCTGGACCAAACATCTTCACGACCATGGTATCAAGGTTATGCATGTCGTAAGTAGCTCTAAATTTGCTCGTAAAGCGGAGTTGGCTGGTGTTGATGCCATTATAGTAGAGGGGTTTGAAGCTGGCGGTCACAATGGAAGAGAAGAGACAACAACAATGTGCCTAATCCCAGCGGTAGTTGATTCTGTCAATGTCCCAGTTATAGCCGCAGGCGGTATAGCTTCTGGTCGTGCTATGGCAGCAGCCTTTGCTCTCGGTGCAGAAGGGATTCAGATCGGAACTGCTTTTGCTCTAAGTGAAGAGAGTTCGGCTCACGAAGACTTTAAAAATCATTGCTTAACCCTAGAAGAAGGTGATACTAAGTTGCTTCTTAAGAAATTGGTCCCCACTCGACTTGCAAATGGTAAATTTTTAGAAGAAGTAGAGACCGCTGAATCTAGAGGTGCTTCAAAGGAAGAACTTCAAATACTTCTTGGAAAAGGGCGAGCAAAAAAAGGTATATTTCTTGGTGATTTAGATGAAGGTGAGTTAGAAATTGGACAAATCAGCTCTACCGTAAAGGAAATAAAGTCTGTAAGAGATATTATGGAGGGTATCCTCAAAGAATTTAGATCAATATTGAGGGAAGTAGAAAAAATATCAATCTAA
- a CDS encoding thiol-activated cytolysin family protein: MTTFGCQNKSAEIDSIDSYQAGKGVSLEGLPAGAGMIRANENVPDPVPIGEPSEGEDITPTILNGIKGVIISRSSMYRAGVTFNEYLLFNPMSNLIFPGNVLVGNSISNGRYIPVKEQEVGDITWSSPDLSPKNTGYKFVAKTLNPNFSDYTGVLQEWNSVPKNPTATTTTFEVTEVNSLKEFSSKFGIGIDTEEIKAGFSLSGKVGELKTHILVKFIQKAYSISMDIPRRPILQKANVASMDGVLPVYISDIFYGRLGYALISTDHDYLELLAALEILVPKYSLEISSKYKKILDTSLTQFVIIGGESGSHGQFVTEGWEGFKKALSEPLHSYDAVPIAMTMRYADDNSVARVLLTGEYPVTESYFVKDCESITFSFRSSSISAKAGNREDIYVWGNTTLKVPSELTGTNEVQEYPLISIPKEHYVKVKKDQSSPFDNPEEYQVKLIRPEGMSMHDFLDKRVEIESEFHNTNPAGTIVGQDLGKRTVSVKIQDLLFNAMHGQYIFNTRRNTRLDYSGSIVFELFHDVEGVQEVPSTIVETDGPQGTSTRAIGRNGQTLFSQFTQSNKNK, from the coding sequence ATGACAACTTTCGGTTGTCAAAACAAATCAGCGGAAATTGACTCCATTGATAGCTATCAAGCTGGTAAAGGTGTAAGCCTTGAGGGATTACCGGCTGGGGCTGGCATGATTCGAGCCAATGAAAATGTTCCAGATCCAGTACCTATTGGGGAACCATCCGAGGGTGAAGATATAACCCCTACTATACTAAATGGTATAAAAGGAGTTATTATTAGCCGCAGTTCAATGTACAGGGCTGGTGTAACATTTAATGAATATCTGCTTTTTAACCCAATGAGTAACTTGATATTTCCTGGCAATGTATTGGTTGGGAACTCTATCTCAAATGGTAGGTATATACCAGTCAAGGAACAAGAAGTAGGTGATATCACATGGTCCTCTCCAGATTTGTCGCCTAAAAATACGGGTTATAAATTTGTTGCTAAGACTCTGAATCCTAACTTCAGTGATTATACAGGTGTACTTCAGGAGTGGAACTCAGTTCCAAAAAATCCAACTGCTACTACTACTACTTTTGAGGTGACTGAAGTGAACAGTCTAAAAGAATTTAGCTCAAAGTTTGGAATTGGTATCGATACTGAAGAAATTAAGGCTGGGTTCAGTTTATCCGGAAAAGTAGGTGAACTGAAAACTCACATCTTAGTAAAATTTATCCAAAAGGCTTATTCGATATCTATGGATATCCCCAGAAGGCCGATTTTACAGAAAGCAAACGTAGCTTCTATGGATGGTGTCCTACCCGTGTATATTTCGGATATTTTCTACGGACGACTAGGCTATGCTTTGATTTCGACAGATCATGATTACTTAGAACTCTTAGCTGCTTTAGAGATCTTAGTTCCTAAGTACTCATTAGAAATTAGCTCGAAGTACAAAAAAATTCTAGATACTTCTCTTACTCAATTTGTAATCATTGGAGGAGAATCAGGCTCACATGGCCAATTTGTTACAGAAGGATGGGAAGGTTTTAAGAAGGCTCTGTCTGAGCCATTGCACTCTTATGATGCTGTGCCGATAGCTATGACCATGAGGTATGCTGACGATAATTCAGTCGCACGTGTACTTTTGACTGGTGAATATCCAGTCACTGAAAGCTACTTTGTGAAAGATTGTGAGTCCATAACTTTTTCGTTTAGGTCATCTTCAATATCAGCTAAAGCTGGAAATAGAGAAGATATATATGTCTGGGGAAATACTACACTTAAGGTTCCTTCAGAACTAACAGGAACTAATGAGGTTCAAGAATATCCATTAATTTCTATACCTAAAGAGCACTATGTGAAAGTTAAGAAGGATCAAAGTTCTCCTTTTGACAACCCTGAAGAATATCAAGTAAAGTTGATAAGACCAGAAGGAATGAGCATGCACGACTTCTTAGACAAACGTGTAGAGATAGAGTCTGAATTTCACAATACAAATCCTGCAGGTACGATTGTAGGTCAAGATCTAGGAAAGCGAACTGTCTCTGTAAAAATTCAAGACTTGCTTTTCAATGCAATGCATGGACAGTATATATTTAACACTCGTCGTAATACACGCCTAGACTATAGTGGTAGTATTGTCTTTGAATTATTCCATGATGTTGAAGGTGTCCAAGAAGTTCCTAGCACAATTGTAGAGACCGATGGACCTCAAGGAACATCGACACGTGCCATTGGAAGAAATGGACAGACACTTTTCTCCCAGTTTACTCAATCAAATAAAAATAAATAA
- a CDS encoding DNA-processing protein DprA, producing the protein MPLFTSPSSITEEQLSLLRLSCIDGIGPVTGRGLIEHFKTAKAILSASKQELAKVSGVKSKLIDLIHGRSGYEKADQEMEILKTLADNNHPLRLYFLGDEDYSPYLSHCYDAPLVLYVRGEIPVDGPMISIVGTRRNTYYAEESLRYIISGLAEARPDIIIVSGLAYGVDRLAHELALEYGLRSLAVVAHGHYTLYPSAHIRLAHQIIETGGGIITEYRYNTRALPQRFVARNRIVAGLSQATIIAESAMKGGALITGNLAFDYGRQLYAIPGRIFDKASEGCNKMIALQKASILTSPEYLLRELNLIQNQPKQKPLPFIEDIPEEENPILRLLREVGELSIEDLSLRLGKELTTISAELFDLELDNKIRALPGGKYSIRNI; encoded by the coding sequence ATGCCCTTATTTACATCTCCTAGCTCTATAACTGAGGAGCAGTTATCACTGCTCCGATTAAGCTGCATTGATGGAATAGGCCCTGTAACAGGAAGGGGCTTAATAGAGCATTTCAAAACAGCCAAAGCTATATTGAGTGCTTCCAAGCAAGAGTTGGCGAAGGTTTCTGGAGTAAAAAGTAAGCTAATAGATCTAATTCATGGAAGGAGTGGATATGAAAAAGCAGACCAAGAGATGGAGATTCTCAAAACATTGGCTGATAATAACCATCCTTTGCGACTCTACTTCTTAGGAGATGAAGATTACTCACCATACCTATCACACTGCTATGATGCTCCTTTGGTATTATATGTAAGAGGAGAGATACCAGTAGATGGTCCCATGATTTCTATCGTTGGGACAAGACGTAATACTTATTATGCCGAAGAGTCATTAAGGTACATTATATCAGGTCTAGCAGAAGCTAGACCTGATATAATTATCGTTAGTGGGCTAGCATACGGCGTTGATCGGTTGGCACATGAATTAGCTCTTGAATATGGTCTTCGCTCTTTAGCTGTGGTTGCTCATGGGCACTATACACTTTATCCATCGGCTCACATACGACTTGCCCACCAAATCATTGAGACTGGAGGTGGGATTATCACTGAATACAGATATAATACTAGAGCTTTACCACAGAGATTTGTGGCCAGAAATAGAATAGTGGCAGGGCTAAGTCAAGCAACAATTATAGCTGAGAGTGCTATGAAAGGGGGTGCCTTAATCACAGGAAATTTAGCCTTTGACTACGGACGTCAGCTATATGCTATTCCTGGAAGGATATTTGATAAAGCATCCGAGGGATGCAATAAGATGATAGCGTTACAAAAAGCGAGTATCCTTACATCCCCTGAATATTTGCTCAGGGAATTGAATCTAATACAAAATCAACCTAAGCAAAAACCACTTCCTTTTATCGAAGATATACCCGAAGAAGAGAATCCCATCTTAAGACTTCTCAGAGAGGTTGGAGAATTATCCATTGAAGATTTATCTCTTAGGCTGGGTAAGGAACTAACTACGATTTCGGCAGAATTATTCGATCTCGAATTAGATAATAAGATTAGAGCCTTACCAGGAGGAAAGTATTCTATAAGAAATATCTAA